The Amphiura filiformis chromosome 8, Afil_fr2py, whole genome shotgun sequence genomic sequence GATAAACATCAAATTTCTTTTCTCTGAACACTATAATTCGGTAATGAAAACATTTGGGAGTACTAAGTTACATGTTATATTATAATACTAGTACAATGCATCTTTTTATTAGGAAAATATACGAATTGCCTGAGAGATACTCTGATGACAAATGGGGCATTCCGCTGGGCTCTTCTCTACCAACCGATTGGCGCACTCCATGCAGAACAGGTTGTGCCCACATGGCACCAGCGCAGCTACCACTTGCGACTCGTAGCAGACCATGCATTCTCTACTCTTCTTTGAGGCGGAACCGATTGAATCTGTCGGGCTGCTACACGTGCTGCCCGATGTGGCGGTCGTTTGATACGCGGAGGGAAGTTGGGGGAAGGAAGGCAAGGCTGATAGACCCCCGTCCAGCGGGTCACTGCGGATGCGTCTAGCCGGAGGGTGTTCGTTGGATCCGTTCTCCTCTGGAATGGACACACCTTGACTGCTTGAACTGGCGCTGTTGCGTCGAATGGAGCCATTCATGTTGCTTAGACTGATAACAGCGGGGTTGATGTGTGACACATCTTGCCATAACGACGCAGCGACATCAAACCCCGGTGAATCAATGCCCAGATCTGGTGATGGACAGCCGAACAGGTCGTAGGAAGTGTGACCATTTGTGGTTGGCCCATTGAAGGGAGCGGCTAATGGATTGAAATCCAACTTGGTGGAGCCGTTTGGAACAGCGGTGGGGAAGAAGAAGCTTGATTCACTGCTTGCACTGCCTTGCCTTGTTAAGCCAATGTCTGGCCCTACATGTATGCTTCCAACCATGGGATTAAAGCCGCTCAAATTTACTGTGTTCGATGCTGTTGGCGGCGGTGGTTTGAACACCCGATTGTGTTCAGACCAGTTACATCTGGGTAGGTATTAATAAGACCAGTGTCTTTACCATTTGTTTCAAAGTCATTCTCAATGTCAACACTTGAGTCAATCAGGCCCCCAGTGCGCATCGCAATATGGGCTTCAATCTCCTCCCTCGCTCTCTCGCTCTCAGGCATACCAGTCACTTCAAATACGGGTTCATTGTCGCGACTCGGCGTCACAATGTATGTGCTCGTCTGCTGCTGGATTCTCTTTATGGTGGCCCCTTTTGGGCCAACAACTAGTCCGACAACTCTGTAGGGTACTCTCACCTGTATCGTGGTCTGTCCAGGGACATTAGGTGCTGGAGGGCCAGGTGCAACCCCTGTACCGTTATGTGTGCCTTGGTTATTTCTCCTTGCACGTATCTGACTGAAATGCTCTGCTGCTGATAAGATTTCCTTTTTAAGCTGCTGTGACATCTTCCTTCGACCGGTCACAACAAAGACGGGCTCTCACCTCTTACTGGAGTCTTGATATATGTGTTCGTCTTGGCTCGCAATGCTTTTATTTTGCAGCCTGCAggaggaaagaagaaaaaaaagacggcataagaattaaaacaaaaagatACAAAAGTTTTATTAGAATACATTGGAAATttgtcacataggcctacatgtacggcCTGTCCTTGCAAGGGGCGTTTTTTTAGTAATGAATATTTGTCCTATTCTGCAAACTTTGTATTGTTGACAATTGCAGGCATGAGAATAGATTTCCATGACAAAACAGGAAAATTCTGAAAAAGCgccaaaatgggcttaaaataaacataaatgcagaaatttggacaacaaaacggCAGGAATTCCTCCTTgggcaggaaaattctcatgcctgcaatattattgcgaatcgCAGTAGTTCTTTTCATTGGAATTTAGCTCAAACTTGTGTCTGACACCAAAGAAATTGCTGGGAACTCAAAGGGGGAAGTCAAGTATTTCCAAACACAGTGTAACTGTAAAAGCACAATATTTTTACAGCACCTAATTTGTGATTTGAATTTCATAAATCCATGTCACTTGCAAATTTTCATGCATGcaaacattttcatgattttacatttaatttaatttgcatgGCTGTTGTAATTCTCATTCTAAATTCATCTGCATCTAGGCTACTACAATCATGTTAAAAataaatgctcaaatttttagGCCATTGCAGAAATCCTGGCAAGATTTTGTTTTACCATGGTTTTACCCAGTGGGATTTTTTAAGCCTCGTATGTGTAGATAGAATTCTCATTTTTAAGGGAGCTATTTTACTAGAAAAATTAAGCAACCACCTGGAGTGTATCAGCCGATTTCCTTGTTTTCGATTTccaaaatttatttgtttttctttcattttcagcccatatttggcatttttgcaTTGATTTACACTGTTTTCCAGCGTTTCAGTAATTTTccttttttggtctgtggcctcacACAGTCACACCCCTGGTATTGCTACAGTAATTTTTTTGCGAAGATTCGACTGAGGAGGGAGATTCAACTGCCATGATTTTGTGATCTCAATTAAATGGATACGGTATCAAGAATATCGCCAATTTTAAGCGCTTGCAATCCATGGCTATATCTACCCATGACAATGGAGAGGGACAAACAACAAATCGGGCTTATTTTTTTGGTTCCTCCAGATTCGTACAAAGATGGGCCTAAATCCCAAAATCTACAGTAACAAAATTGTCTTAattatttactttaatttatttaatttctcAGTCTGTAGACCGAAATATTATACGGTAATCATATTCACTCCGATACTCAAAATTACATCATATCATACTAGTAGTACTAGCAAGACCCTAATCATATTCACTCCGATACTCAAAATTACATCATATCATACTAGTAGTACTAGCAAGACCCTAAAAAAATTGTATGAATTACACAAGTGATTTGATAAGTCTCAGCATTTCCACTTTTGTTACCATGTTAGGCTCTCGCACTGGTACAGTCGCGATTCTGAACACGCACACGATTGATGGCGTTGCATACAACTCTATTTCAAGATCAAACTCAACTGTTTTTTGAATGGATTGATACAAAGTGCCATCTCAAACATGCAAATGAACCCATCCATCGCAATGATCACATCATGGTCCAtaatcacatgtattcaaaaatcAATGATTGGGTTCTTTGTTCAACTAATGCTGGTGCACTTACATGTACCCAGCACAACAAAAATTCAATATGAACATGCTTTGTTCACTTCAGACTTCAGTCAGTGAGACCAGACATGTCTGAATTTTAAATTAGTGCAGTCAAGAGAAGATGTGGAAAATGTAAATGCATTCCACAATCAAACAATTCATGAATTATAAAATGGTCATTCATTTGTTATTACATTTTTTATAAATGCCCTTTGCCCACTCCCGTTGTGTGGTTTAGCCAAATCATTATATGCATTGGAATTTGGCATGGCGTAGGCTGAAACACGTTGTACATGCACGCTGATCATAACAAAGGAGTGACACAGCGGCCATCGTGACATGTACAGAACACTCACACTGACTCATGACCAACACTTTGAAATATCCATTTCTCGAAAATTCTCAAAGAAACACTATGGTTGTTTAACACACTTTACATACCCTGTCTTCCGACAATTTCAGCCACATGTTCTGAGCTTGGTACAGGAACGCATTCCGTCATATTACTGCTTTTTCTCGCCCTATTTTCGTCGAACGTTGATGGGCCATCGTCCTCGTTGGTCAGACC encodes the following:
- the LOC140158741 gene encoding LOW QUALITY PROTEIN: RNA-binding protein MEX3B-like (The sequence of the model RefSeq protein was modified relative to this genomic sequence to represent the inferred CDS: inserted 1 base in 1 codon; deleted 2 bases in 1 codon), coding for MPGTLFPEMDTGSPGLDDQRALQALALDLSMLGLTNEDDGPSTFDENRARKSSNMTECVPVPSSEHVAEIVGRQGCKIKALRAKTNTYIKTPVRGEXPVFVVTGRRKMSQQLKKEILSAAEHFSQIRARRNNQGTHNGTGVAPGPPAPNVPGQTTIQVRVPYRVVGLVVGPKGATIKRIQQQTSTYIVTPSRDNEPVFEVTGMPESERAREEIEAHIAMRTGGLIDSSVDIENDFETNGKDTGLINTYPDVTGLNTIVFKPPPPTASNTVNLSGFNPMVGSIHVGPDIGLTRQGSASSESSFFFPTAVPNGSTKLDFNPLAAPFNGPTTNGHTSYDLFGCPSPDLGIDSPGFDVAASLWQDVSHINPAVISLSNMNGSIRRNSASSSSQGVSIPEENGSNEHPPARRIRSDPLDGGLSALPSFPQLPSAYQTTATSGSTCSSPTDSIGSASKKSRECMVCYESQVVAALVPCGHNLFCMECANRLVEKSPAECPICHQSISQAIRIFS